Genomic DNA from Mixophyes fleayi isolate aMixFle1 chromosome 7, aMixFle1.hap1, whole genome shotgun sequence:
ACAACAGTTGAAGAATGGCCCGTATAATTTATTTCCGCCTGTTCAGAGTTTATCAAGTATATTTCACACTATCTGTATGGGACAGGGGACCTAGTCCAGCTTATCGGCACATCTGCTCATGTTACTTGTCCAATTGTGAGACCGCTTTCACTCCCTATTACAAGCTAAAGACATTTTGGTAATTAGCCGCCAGGTTACGTGTGAGCAGTCAAAGTATTATTGGATGTGGACTGAGTTTAGTGTTCATACTTTGGTTAGTCCTCTGTGTCTTGGTGCTGAACTTCCGACCCCCAACAGCCAGCTGTTGCTAGTGGTTGACCTCCTGAGTTTGATTGACACTTGGCAGAATGGTCAATGTGAATAACACAAGGCACTTAGCCCTGAAATGTGGGGGACTAGGAATAGATTACTGAATGCACCATGTTCAATGCACGAtgctcttttatttaaaaaaaaaaaaaaaagaaagacactTTTTTAGGATGGAGAAAACCGTTAATaaacaatattaacaaaaaaacctttaaaacaaGAATGTGGCACTTCCGACCTAACATTATTTTCGAAAGATTCCGGTCATCTGAATCTTGGTCCAACTATTTGCGTATTGCAGTCTGAAATCGTATAAATCCCTGAAGGACGAAATCTCCTTCCCCCTTCTACCTTCAGCAGCGAAATGCACTAAAAGCtcattttcagagtagtcccctcCCATTATCTAgcttatattattatacattatattagaGACTTTCCCGTCATTTATGTAATACACAAAAGGAGATGAGAAAAAGTCTTGTGTCTGATCTATACTATACCGTTATGAAAAGTTAATGGCTGAATCTTCTATAGTTCAGAGGGCATAGATGTGACACCTTAGTCTTCCCAAGTTTGCAAGATTGTTTAACCCAGCCTTACGTTGCTCCAGTTTAACCCCTGCCTTCCTATCACATTTTAGATTAGACGTATCCCCCTGGCTGTCATTAGTGCCTCTGTGTGCAAAGAACCTTTCTGCACAGTTATATCCCCATGTGGAAGACTCCAGGATCCAAATgttttggttcctacattattaataataatataataatagtacatGACCTGATGGAAGTTCTTAACGTTTTTCCACCCATAATTTTGTTTCTCTGTCTCCCTGATGACTTGGACGTTGCTTATACGTGAGTTATTCGTGGCTCGTCCACCTGTGACAGTCTCCTGGCTCTCTAATAAATCACTTACCGTAGCtcgctaaaaataaaataaaccatactCTTAATAAGAAACAGTCCTGAAAAACAAGTGCCTGTTTAACAACATGTGGTTCCAGGGATTACACCGCTTCTTACTTCCCATAGGCACCAGGTTTCGCCCTTTATCGTTTGAGGTTCCCAAGCCCCTGTTTCCTGTGGCCGGAGTCCCCATGTTACAGCATCATATTGAAGCTTGCAGCAAGGTAAATATTCTGCCGGTAATAAGTCATTAAAGTCCTATGTACGGTACTAATGATCCCTCTGCCCCATAGCTGCCCAACCTGAAGGAGATCCTAGTGATCGGTTTTTATCAGCCAAACGAAGCTCTGAGTCGATTCCTCGTCACGGCTCAGCAGGAGTTCAAGGTGGCGATCAGGTACGAGCTCTTCACGTCGTCTTGTTGATTTATAATAATGTTTACAGTCTAAACAAGCAAATTGGAATACGGAGCTTTAAGATGCCTGATCACAGAGGTAACTCGCTCACCAGATACACACCACACACACTCCCTATTAGAGGTGTGATTGTATTAGACTGTGTATCTGTTGAGTTAATAGTTTGTGCCTGTATCTTCCTTTACAAAGTTTCTGGGTGCTGTTCCATTTGTATCCCCTTAATGACACAGCAGAACACTAGAGGCTCTTGTGGAAGTGTCCTTGTTGCGCGAAACGCGTCAGGTATAAGTACGAGAATGGCGCTGGTTCAACTTTGGAAGTTGCCATGGTCTGAACAAAGTGAGGGGAGTTCACCAGAAATAGTGGCTTGTTCCGCCTGCCATAAATAGGAAGAAAGGGTTTCCACGTAACAAAGGTTATACAATTTTGAAATGTCGAGGTACCGTTTGTTATGGGCACCCTAAAAATCCCTCCGTACTTGTTTATTCTCTACCTGAGCTTGTTAATTTGTGAGTATGTTTTAAcgcagtgattttttttctaatatcGTTATATGTTcttattgatatttatttttttacattttctttatcaTGTAACGTTTCTACAAGATCTACATTGTGGATTTTCGATATTCCATTGGAAGATGTGCTGCTCTTCCAAGTTCCCTTGGTAGCAATTATACCGCTCCTATCTGACAAATGCCGGCATTCGATCTTATTCTCTATAGTTCCATTACTCTAAGTGCAGGATTCCACATTGTAGGACAATAACCGTAGGTTAAAGTTTTGTAGCGGTTGGCGTTGGGTCTGCCCAGGGAAATCTGAGCTACGCGGAAGCTGTACACAAGCTAATGATATTTGGATTATGCCTTGTTACATTTGTAATACCATACCCACAATCTGTCTCTTCAATGACTCGGTGCGGTGACTGCTTTTTCCCGGAAGGTACCTGCAGGAATATTCGGCTCTGGGCACCGGAGGAGGCATTTACCACTTCCGCGACCAGATTCTCTCCGGGGGGCCGCAGGCTTTCTTTGTGATGAATGCAGATGTGTGCTGTGAGTTCCCCCTTCCACAGATGTTGGATTTTCAGAAACAACATGAAGCGACGCACAGTTATATCATGCTGGGGACCACGGTAAGGAGAAGTGACTGACAGATGATCGTTCAGACCAATAGATCGTTCAGATGTTGGTGTTACTGTGCATGCAGAATATTTACTGTACAAGGCAGATGTACCTCCCAGatcaggggtagggaacctgtggctctccaggtgttgtgaaactacaaatcccagcatgccttgccacctctctgctggttatctactggcaaagcatgctgggacttgtagtttcacaacacctggagagccacaggttccctacccctgcccCAGATAGTTCTATCAATGTTCAGTATTAGGTTTCCCTGTATGTAACCAAATATTCCTAATTGTAGGGAACAGTTTGCTTTAATCATCAGTTATAAGATTAGCGACAGGATAACTTTTCTGTGGTATGTCAAGTTCAGCCGGCGCATGAAGCCATTTTTGCAGCGCCATCTATAGGCCGTTAGTGGTACTAAGCCCCAGTGAATCCCCAGCCAAACGTCTGCTCTTCTTACAATAACATAGGACGATGCATTGCCTAGTAGTGGTAGATTGCTGGTTTTAAATGGAAAACATTCCATGTGTTCAAATCAGAATAATTGTAAAACTCAGAGCAAGTTTTCAGAAACTCTTATTTAATTGTAGACATAATAAAGTGGGAGCTGCAACATTCTGCAAAGTAAAATTCAAACAATCCATCAACAAAAGAAGAAGTATCACCCTATGGCCAGAATgtcataaaaatggaaataatgtttgtttggcaataaCTCATTATTCATTGTGTAACAAAACATCTTTGAGGTATGTGTGTGCCTGGTTCTACTTTACAGAAAGAGCCATGGAGACGTTTGTTAGTGTAATATTTGCATTATGCTAGGCGGAGGGAACGGTCGCCCAGGAGCCTCTCGCTGAGACATCTTCTCTTCTTGCAGGCCAATCGGACGCAGTCTCTGAATTACGGCTGTATCGTGGCAAAGGCTGAGACGCAGGAGGTAAAGTGGGTTTGGTCTGGGGTGGGATAACGCTAAGACTGCATTGAAAACTTTTAAAATAAGTTTGTGACCAGAGATGTGGTAAAATGTGTTGGGGGCAGTTACCAATCACTTTCCTGGGACAAATCTTTTGCTAGGATTTAAGTATGCTTTGCTAAAGGCAAGAATCACCTATTGAGTGATCGGTCTGTGTTACGGATGTATCTACTGAACAGGCTGCACATGTTTGTGTTACATAACTGATTTTATCCCAGGGCCCTAACTGTGGCTGTAATAGAGGCAGCAGCCCAGGGCGTGAATATGAAGGGGCGCAGGAAATTAATATTTTCCGTTCATTTGGTTACAGTTAAGGgtttggggggggggcggccgcATTTCCTTCCTGTCCCAGGCACTGACATATCTAGAGACAGCTCTTTTAGGTCCGATGTTACAGTTAGATCCAGTGTCGGCCTCTATCGCTTATGTCCGGCAGCCGGTTTCACTGTCACAGCTTTGTATTCTTCCGCCGTAGGTTCTGCATTACGTGGAGAAGCCCGGGACATTCGTCAGCGACATCATCAACTGCGGGATCTACCTCTTCTCACCATCAATATTCCAGCACATCGCCAATGTTTTCCAACGCAATCAGCAGGATGTGCAGCTGTGAGTCCTCCGCTCCCGtcatagaccccccccccccctagtagCTCCTCCGCATCTATTCTACCCCGCCGCCCCATTCCATTCATCACATCCTTTGTACTCATTCATTTCTCTCTTCCTTCTCCGCCTCTATGTCCTCTGTGCTTCCTGCATGCTGGGCCAGGTGTTCCTGCATCAGGTGAGTGCTGTATGTGGCACAGACACATGGCATGGGCACCGGTGTGACTGTTGTGATGGCAATGTGGCCTATCCGATGTCTGGCATCTGATCTTTTCACCATTCACAACCATCTCATTCTAGAGCTTACCTACTATTCTCTGTTCCTTTATGGTATCTCCTTCATACTAGGAAGGGTGTGTCCGAAGGGCACTTTTCCAGCTAATAACTAGTGCTCATAGCGCTCATTAGCCCTGTGCTGACACATTGAAGTGATTGCGGAACACTCATCCCCGTCACAGGGGGACATTACACTCAGAAAATGCTACATGCTGCGTCTGCAGTGTGACTCAGAAAATGCTGCGTCTGCAGTCTGACTCAGAAAATGCTGCGTCTGCAGTGTGACTCAGAAAATGCTGCGTCTGCAGTGTGACTCAGAAAATGCTGCGTCTGCAGTGTGACTCAGAAAATGCTGCGTCTGCAGTCTGACTCAGAAAATGCTGCATGCAGTGTGACAGGAGAACCATTCCCTATTCAGTGTATCGGCACAGGAGCAATTTAGCTCTATCGGCACTATGAATTTTCTAGTTGCAAAAGTGCCATAATTCTGAGAGCATTTAATAAAAGTAATTCCAGAGTGGTGCTTCTTGCATTGTGGGGGGAAGTCATTTTTGTGCGCACCACTTTGAGGCAGCCGTTCTGTAAGGTATATAaagctgggtagacactacagaTTTGTCATCCAagtattgtgcagatcacacaataaacaacagttttataaaatcacattAGTGTGATCatattttatcataccaaagcacatcgtatcgtttgattagATTTTATAACTTTTCTAAAAATcgcgatcaacgatggaacgatgttgtgcaaatgtggcagtgtgtacggactcacaaccagcagtgtaggcagatctctgtagagtgtacagagtcaccatcttttcagcagatggttatgacagatgaagatcacagatctgaaggtataatgtgtacacatgaatcagctgctcatcgggactttcggTCGTTGgtgaaattgcatctgaagtcattttctgtagtgtgtacccagctttacactgaTATTTGTGCTGTAGAATAATACTTTGTATATGGCAAGCAGGGGTGTATCTACCATCTTGCTGCCTGAGATccctgtaaacatttattttaatgcacTGTCACCTTTTATAATACAAACATTTCAGTTTAATCTCTATTACATTTAAAACCACAGATTTAGCGCATAGCAGCAAAAATCTGTCCTTTTATAAACGTATTTCCAAATCCCGCTGACTCCCTCTCTATCATTACGGTAAGACCTACGCAGCGTGGTCAGCCGTTTAGAACATATGAAATCCACATACAGTTACATCTAAGCTAATTACAGTGCACTAAGGACATTTCTAACACCATCCATTGCTTATATGATTTTGCTGAATACAAGAAAGGTCTCCTGTGTCTGAGAGATGCTTTACCTGCTTAATCCAAGGCCGTTTCTTTAGAATCATTGGCTAATAATTTTACATCAGCAGAACAACCGACAGGGCAGGTTCCATTCATAATAATTTGAAGATAAACAACATGCTCAATGCAGTATAACCATATGCATGTAATTTACAGATCATTTGTAGACTAATAATGTAAAATTAATAGTGTGTTGTGGACTTAAGCTGGAGAGTTCTCTTTATCATGATCTAACATCGTCCAATTAAACAAGGGTTACAATGGGTAGACATGATATGGGGGAGCATGGTGTGGTTCCCCATTTCTGATGCTGCCTAGTTTTCTGTTCCTTGTGATAAATGTTAATGATCACGTCCGAGCTGCTTAGATCACCTCCGGTGTAGATTGTTTGTGTTGGGTGCAGGACGTTCTCTTGTTACACTGAGTGATGGCTTCTTGCTCTTCCCTGTCGTAGCGAGGAGAACTCCAACTGGCAAAGGGCCGAGGTTATTCGCCTGGAGCAGGATGTGTTCACGGCCCTGGCTGGGCAAGGCCAGCTGTACGTCTATAAGATGGATGGGTTTTGGAGCCAGATTAAGTCGGCAGGGTGAGTAGGTGAATGGGAATTGTGTTCTGGAACTTATAACGGATATAAAGCTATAGAACCTGTGTAGACCTGATGCAGAACCTCTAATTCCACGTCAACGATCTCCTCTTTCTTGTTTCAGCTCGGCCATTTACGCCAGCCGCCTGTACCTGAACCAGTATCATACAACGCATCCCGAACGTCTCGCCCTCAAAAAGGAAGGTGGCCCGACTATCTTGGGTGAGCAATTTCATGTTATTAGTACTGGCTCCTAGCAACACTGAAGAAATGCCGGTCGTGTAGCTCTGTCCATGGTTCTGATAGTTCAAGGGGAATTATTTTCATAGGCTGTTGGCCAGCGATCAAATCTTCATAGACGGTAGCGCAGTACAGACTGCAAGACATGCCCCGATGGGCAGAAATTCAGTACAAATTTTTATATGTGTTATTATATAGAACAAGCAGGACACTTATTCCGTAACACAGGCATATACAAGAGCGGCTCTCCGGcttttgttgaactacaagttaCAGCATGTCTTGCCTAAAGGTTTCCTGTCTGTCCTGTAATTCCTATCGGTCAGTCAGATATTTGCTTGTATTAGTCTGACTTCCAGGTGACTGATGAcagctgcaatctgattggttgatgtgtGTTCCATCGTTATCACAGTGTGTTCCTCGATCTGTGCACAAACCAGACTATATGAGAGTTATACTGAAATCTAGGTAATAATATTCAATCAATATagacataaatatttaaataataagaaCATAAAATTGCAATAAAACAAGGCGAAGTTCCATTGACTTTATTTCCTCCCACTAAAACACATAAAAGATTGAAAGATATTTGAAAGTTATAGCATCGGCGATAAATGGGCAATTTATGTCCCAATTTTTTGTGTGGTgcgttattaaaaataaaataaggttaAATAGAAGTGGATGTAGCAACGATAGCGGATGGATTGTATCTAAATCAAAACAAATTGGCAAATGACAATGTTTATTTGTAATTTTGTTCTCAGTTGAGTTTATTCATCACATTTGTTACTTCTGCCTCTATTTAAGTGTATTTATGTTGGTGGGAAGGCGCCTTCTACTGTcttagaggcagattcaattggctgcactttattaccattactatggtaaagATTTTTGCTGGCACCTCTCTGTCAGAAAATATCCACTCGAACGGTCTCGTGGCCGTTCCGGAGGCACCCCACGcggatattttatattttctgaattgaatctgcACCTTATAGTGTAACGATCATACAGAAGATTTAGGACACTACGAATTTTCTGACCAGGAAACGGCAGCGCTCTAAAGCAATGATTGTCCACCGTCCAAGCATCTCTGCATGCAGCATTTTCACAGCGGATCAGTGCTCCCCACATTACT
This window encodes:
- the GMPPA gene encoding mannose-1-phosphate guanylyltransferase regulatory subunit alpha, translated to MLKAVILIGGLQKGTRFRPLSFEVPKPLFPVAGVPMLQHHIEACSKLPNLKEILVIGFYQPNEALSRFLVTAQQEFKVAIRYLQEYSALGTGGGIYHFRDQILSGGPQAFFVMNADVCCEFPLPQMLDFQKQHEATHSYIMLGTTANRTQSLNYGCIVAKAETQEVLHYVEKPGTFVSDIINCGIYLFSPSIFQHIANVFQRNQQDVQLEENSNWQRAEVIRLEQDVFTALAGQGQLYVYKMDGFWSQIKSAGSAIYASRLYLNQYHTTHPERLALKKEGGPTILGDVYIHPTAKVDSSAVLGPNVSIGMGVTIGAGVRVRESIILHGATLQDHSCVLNTIVGWDSSIGRWARVEGTPSDPNPNDPYAKMDSETLFREGKLTPSITILGCNVSIPAEVVILNSIVLPHKELSRSFKNQIIL